A stretch of the Pogona vitticeps strain Pit_001003342236 chromosome 8, PviZW2.1, whole genome shotgun sequence genome encodes the following:
- the FOXRED1 gene encoding FAD-dependent oxidoreductase domain-containing protein 1 isoform X3, which produces MSPEQLKKKYPWMKTDDVALASFGLEKEGWFDPWTLLNAFKRKAKSLGALEYCGEVTSFSLESTEMITADGENALLSRIKSVKIRIPYIFESATVSSGMVVNTAGAWSGKVAEMARIGTGQPGTLSGIKLPVEPRKRYVYVFHCPDGPGLGCPFVIDTTGAYFRREGLGGNYVGGCSPSEEEEPDIQNLEVDHEFFQEKVWPKLAHRVPSFESLKVKSSWAGYYDYNTFDQNGVIGSHPLVSNLYFATGFSGHGLQQSPAVGQAIAELIMDGQYKTIDLTTFSFDRILRGEKVLERNII; this is translated from the exons ATGTCACCAGAgcaactgaaaaagaaatatccatggatgaAAACAGATGATGTAGCTTTGGCTTCCTTTG GCTTGGAGAAAGAGGGATGGTTTGATCCTTGGACCCTACTGAATGCCTTCAAGAGAAAAGCCAAATCTTTGGGTGCCCTTGAGTACTGTGGAGAAGTGACTT CTTTCTCCCTGGAGTCCACAGAAATGATAACCGCTGATGGGGAGAATGCTTTGCTCTCTCGCATCAAGAGTGTTAAA ATCCGGATTCCCTACATTTTTGAATCTGCCACAGTTTCTTCTGGCATGGTGGTGAATACGGCAGGTGCCTGGTCAGGCAAAGTAGCAGAGATGGCCAGGATTGGGACCGGGCAGCCAGGCACGCTGTCAGGAATCAAGTTGCCCGTGGAACCCAGGAAAAG ATATGTCTATGTGTTCCACTGCCCTGATGGGCCTGGCTTGGGGTGCCCTTTTGTAATTGACACGACAGGAGCTTACTTCCGAAGGGAAGGTTTGGGTGGCAACTACGTTGGAGGCTGCAGCCCTTCAGAA GAGGAAGAACCAGATATCCAAAACCTGGAAGTAGATCATGAGTTCTTCCAGGAGAAAGTGTGGCCGAAGCTGGCCCACCGGGTGCCAAGCTTTGAATCACTGAAG GTGAAGAGTTCTTGGGCCGGTTACTATGACTATAACACTTTTGACCAGAACGGGGTGATTGGATCGCACCCATTGGTGAGCAACCTGTACTTTGCCACAGGCTTCAGCGGCCATGGATTACAACAGTCCCCCGCAGTTGGCCAAGCCATCGCTGAACTCATCATGGACGGTCAATATAAAACCATCGACCTGACGACATTCTCTTTTGATAGAATCCTCAGAGGGGAGAAAGTTCTAGAAAGGAATATCATCTAA
- the FOXRED1 gene encoding FAD-dependent oxidoreductase domain-containing protein 1 isoform X1 produces the protein MIRCRGLYSVAAAAPRTPLRLSAPPREPRRPFRASPGRPLDPFQEISKEFKKFGKNLKEALPGNAWSPHPASVEFPPDEADVVIIGGGIMGWSIAYWLKKKESWRSGLKVLVVERDLSYSQASTVLSVGGIRLQYSLPENIRMTQFSAHFLRLINDYLHVAGEPPIDIQFNPSGYLFLASEEGAAVLEENVKIQREEGAKVFLMSPEQLKKKYPWMKTDDVALASFGLEKEGWFDPWTLLNAFKRKAKSLGALEYCGEVTSFSLESTEMITADGENALLSRIKSVKIRIPYIFESATVSSGMVVNTAGAWSGKVAEMARIGTGQPGTLSGIKLPVEPRKRYVYVFHCPDGPGLGCPFVIDTTGAYFRREGLGGNYVGGCSPSEEEEPDIQNLEVDHEFFQEKVWPKLAHRVPSFESLKVKSSWAGYYDYNTFDQNGVIGSHPLVSNLYFATGFSGHGLQQSPAVGQAIAELIMDGQYKTIDLTTFSFDRILRGEKVLERNII, from the exons ATGATCCGCTGCCGGGGCTTGTATTctgtggcggcggcggccccgCGGACGCCGCTACGGCTCTCGGCACCGCCGAGGGAGCCCCGGAGGCCCTTCCGTGCCAGCCCCGGCAGGCCCCTCGACCCCTTCCAAG aGATAAGCAAGGAATTTAAGAAGTTTGGTAAGAACTTGAAAGAGGCCCTTCCTGGCAATGCCTGGAGCCCACATCCTGCTTCAGTCGAATTTCCTCCAGACGAGGCTGATGTCGTCATAATTGGTGGCGGGATAATGGGCTGGTCCATTGcttactggctgaagaaaaaagaatcatGGCGTAGTGGCCTGAAGGTGTTGGTGGTTGAAAGGGACCTCAGT TACTCTCAAGCATCTACAGTACTCTCAGTGGGGGGAATACGGCTGCAGTATTCATTGCCAGAAAACATCCGAATGACCCAGTTCTCTGCACACTTCTTGCGCTTAATCAAT GACTATCTTCATGTTGCCGGTGAGCCTCCTATAGATATTCAATTTAATCCTTCTGGCTAtctctttttggcttcagaagaaGGAGCCGCAGTGCTGGAAGAGAATGTGAAAATTCAAAG ggAGGAGGGTGCAAAGGTCTTCCTTATGTCACCAGAgcaactgaaaaagaaatatccatggatgaAAACAGATGATGTAGCTTTGGCTTCCTTTG GCTTGGAGAAAGAGGGATGGTTTGATCCTTGGACCCTACTGAATGCCTTCAAGAGAAAAGCCAAATCTTTGGGTGCCCTTGAGTACTGTGGAGAAGTGACTT CTTTCTCCCTGGAGTCCACAGAAATGATAACCGCTGATGGGGAGAATGCTTTGCTCTCTCGCATCAAGAGTGTTAAA ATCCGGATTCCCTACATTTTTGAATCTGCCACAGTTTCTTCTGGCATGGTGGTGAATACGGCAGGTGCCTGGTCAGGCAAAGTAGCAGAGATGGCCAGGATTGGGACCGGGCAGCCAGGCACGCTGTCAGGAATCAAGTTGCCCGTGGAACCCAGGAAAAG ATATGTCTATGTGTTCCACTGCCCTGATGGGCCTGGCTTGGGGTGCCCTTTTGTAATTGACACGACAGGAGCTTACTTCCGAAGGGAAGGTTTGGGTGGCAACTACGTTGGAGGCTGCAGCCCTTCAGAA GAGGAAGAACCAGATATCCAAAACCTGGAAGTAGATCATGAGTTCTTCCAGGAGAAAGTGTGGCCGAAGCTGGCCCACCGGGTGCCAAGCTTTGAATCACTGAAG GTGAAGAGTTCTTGGGCCGGTTACTATGACTATAACACTTTTGACCAGAACGGGGTGATTGGATCGCACCCATTGGTGAGCAACCTGTACTTTGCCACAGGCTTCAGCGGCCATGGATTACAACAGTCCCCCGCAGTTGGCCAAGCCATCGCTGAACTCATCATGGACGGTCAATATAAAACCATCGACCTGACGACATTCTCTTTTGATAGAATCCTCAGAGGGGAGAAAGTTCTAGAAAGGAATATCATCTAA
- the FOXRED1 gene encoding FAD-dependent oxidoreductase domain-containing protein 1 isoform X2 — MEEGAKVFLMSPEQLKKKYPWMKTDDVALASFGLEKEGWFDPWTLLNAFKRKAKSLGALEYCGEVTSFSLESTEMITADGENALLSRIKSVKIRIPYIFESATVSSGMVVNTAGAWSGKVAEMARIGTGQPGTLSGIKLPVEPRKRYVYVFHCPDGPGLGCPFVIDTTGAYFRREGLGGNYVGGCSPSEEEEPDIQNLEVDHEFFQEKVWPKLAHRVPSFESLKVKSSWAGYYDYNTFDQNGVIGSHPLVSNLYFATGFSGHGLQQSPAVGQAIAELIMDGQYKTIDLTTFSFDRILRGEKVLERNII; from the exons AT ggAGGAGGGTGCAAAGGTCTTCCTTATGTCACCAGAgcaactgaaaaagaaatatccatggatgaAAACAGATGATGTAGCTTTGGCTTCCTTTG GCTTGGAGAAAGAGGGATGGTTTGATCCTTGGACCCTACTGAATGCCTTCAAGAGAAAAGCCAAATCTTTGGGTGCCCTTGAGTACTGTGGAGAAGTGACTT CTTTCTCCCTGGAGTCCACAGAAATGATAACCGCTGATGGGGAGAATGCTTTGCTCTCTCGCATCAAGAGTGTTAAA ATCCGGATTCCCTACATTTTTGAATCTGCCACAGTTTCTTCTGGCATGGTGGTGAATACGGCAGGTGCCTGGTCAGGCAAAGTAGCAGAGATGGCCAGGATTGGGACCGGGCAGCCAGGCACGCTGTCAGGAATCAAGTTGCCCGTGGAACCCAGGAAAAG ATATGTCTATGTGTTCCACTGCCCTGATGGGCCTGGCTTGGGGTGCCCTTTTGTAATTGACACGACAGGAGCTTACTTCCGAAGGGAAGGTTTGGGTGGCAACTACGTTGGAGGCTGCAGCCCTTCAGAA GAGGAAGAACCAGATATCCAAAACCTGGAAGTAGATCATGAGTTCTTCCAGGAGAAAGTGTGGCCGAAGCTGGCCCACCGGGTGCCAAGCTTTGAATCACTGAAG GTGAAGAGTTCTTGGGCCGGTTACTATGACTATAACACTTTTGACCAGAACGGGGTGATTGGATCGCACCCATTGGTGAGCAACCTGTACTTTGCCACAGGCTTCAGCGGCCATGGATTACAACAGTCCCCCGCAGTTGGCCAAGCCATCGCTGAACTCATCATGGACGGTCAATATAAAACCATCGACCTGACGACATTCTCTTTTGATAGAATCCTCAGAGGGGAGAAAGTTCTAGAAAGGAATATCATCTAA